The following coding sequences lie in one Nitrospirota bacterium genomic window:
- a CDS encoding winged helix-turn-helix transcriptional regulator: MGKTENDRRIFELHAQICKVLSNPRRLEIIHHLRGAEGTVKQLVNATGYPKANLSQHLSVMRAAGLLRSRRNGREIHYRLAFPKMLKAYDLLREILFERMREQSRMLGGKP; encoded by the coding sequence ATGGGAAAGACCGAAAACGACCGGAGGATCTTTGAGCTGCACGCGCAGATCTGCAAAGTGCTGTCGAATCCGAGGCGGCTGGAAATCATTCACCACCTGCGGGGGGCCGAAGGAACGGTGAAGCAACTCGTCAACGCCACCGGGTACCCCAAGGCGAACTTGTCGCAGCATCTGAGCGTCATGCGCGCGGCGGGACTCCTCCGATCGAGGCGGAATGGACGGGAAATCCACTACCGCCTGGCTTTTCCGAAGATGTTGAAGGCGTACGATCTGCTTCGCGAAATCCTCTTCGAACGGATGCGGGAGCAGTCAAGAATGTTGGGAGGCAAACCATGA